In the genome of Triticum urartu cultivar G1812 chromosome 5, Tu2.1, whole genome shotgun sequence, one region contains:
- the LOC125511278 gene encoding probable LRR receptor-like serine/threonine-protein kinase At1g12460, with the protein MTPARRSLAPLALLALAVLLHWAAPRALVEAATPAERRILLDFKSAITADPDGALASWKPSGDPCADFAGVSCDPATGAVQRLRLHGAGLAGTLAPSLARLPALESVSLFGNALSGGIPPGYASLAPTLHKLNLSRNALSGEIPPFLGAFPWLRLLDLSYNAFSGEIPPGLFDPCPRLRYVSLAHNALRGAVPPGIANCSRLAGFDLSYNRLSGELPDQLCAPPEMNYISVRSNELSGGIAGKLDACRSIDLFDVGSNRFSGAAPFGLLGLANITYFNVSSNAFDGEIPNIATCGSKFLYFDASGNRLAGPVPESVVNCRNLRVLDLGANALAGDIPPVIGTLRSLSELRLAGNTGITGSIPAELGGIEMLVTLDLAGLMLTGDIPVSLSKCQFLLELNLSGNKLQGVIPDTLNNLTYLRMLDLHKNQLDGGIPVSLAQLTNLDLLDLSENRLTGPIPSELGNLSKLTHFNVSFNGLSGIIPSAPVLQNFGSTAFMGNPLLCGSPLNNLCGGQRARRLSVAIIIVIVAAALILIGVCIVCAMNIRAYTMRSKEEQEGKEDEEVLVSESISVGSPGQTAIIGKLVLFTKSLPSRYEDWEEGTKALVDKDCLVGGGSVGTVYKATFENGLSIAVKKLEALGSLTNQDEFEHEMGQLGNLNHPNLVTFQGYYWSSSMQLILSEFVTKGSLYDHLHGNRRRAFSRSSSGGELSWDRRFKIALGTARALAYLHHDCRPQVLHLNIKSSNIMIDEEYEAKLSDYGFRKLLPILGSFEVSRSYAAIGYIAPELASPSLRYSDKSDVFSFGVVLLEIVTGRKPVESPGVAIHVILRDYVRETLEDGAKSDCFDRSLRGFIEAELVQVLKLGLVCTSNTPSSRPSMAEVVQFLESVRTNS; encoded by the exons ATGACCCCCGCCCGCCGATCCCTCGCGCCGCTGGCGCTGCTGGCTCTGGCAGTGCTGCTGCATTGGGCCGCGCCGCGGGCGCTGGTGGAGGCGGCGACGCCGGCGGAGCGGCGGATCCTGCTGGACTTCAAGTCCGCCATCACCGCGGACCCGGACGGCGCGCTCGCGTCCTGGAAGCCCTCGGGCGACCCGTGCGCGGACTTCGCGGGGGTCTCCTGCGACCCGGCCACGGGCGCCGTGCAGCGGCTGCGCCTCCACGGCGCCGGCCTGGCGGGCACCCTCGCGCCGTCGCTGGCGCGCCTCCCCGCGCTCGAGTCCGTCTCGCTCTTCGGGAACGCGCTCTCCGGCGGGATCCCGCCGGGCTACGCCTCCCTGGCGCCCACGCTCCACAAGCTCAACCTCAGCCGCAACGCGCTGTCGGGCGAGATCCCGCCCTTCCTCGGCGCCTTCCCCTGGCTCCGCCTGCTCGACCTCTCCTACAACGCCTTCTCCGGCGAGATCCCGCCGGGGCTCTTCGACCCCTGCCCCCGCCTCCGCTACGTCTCGCTCGCGCACAACGCGCTCCGGGGCGCCGTCCCGCCCGGCATCGCCAACTGCTCCCGCCTCGCCGGCTTCGACCTCTCCTACAACCgcctctccggcgagctccccgACCAGCTCTGCGCGCCGCCGGAGATGAACTACATCTCCGTCCGAAGCAACGAGCTCTCCGGCGGCATCGCCGGCAAGCTCGACGCCTGCCGCAGCATCGACCTGTTCGACGTCGGGAGCAACCGCTTCTCGGGCGCCGCGCCGTTCGGCCTCCTGGGCCTCGCCAACATCACCTACTTCAACGTCTCCTCCAACGCCTTCGACGGCGAAATCCCCAACATTGCCACCTGCGGCAGCAAGTTTTTATACTTCGACGCGTCGGGGAACCGGCTCGCCGGCCCGGTTCCGGAGAGCGTGGTGAATTGCCGCAACCTGAGGGTGCTGGATTTGGGGGCGAATGCTCTTGCCGGAGACATACCACCAGTGATCGGGACATTGCGGTCGCTTTCCGAGCTCAGGCTCGCCGGCAACACAGGCATTACCGGTTCAATTCCCGCCGAGCTTGGAGGAATTGAGATGCTTGTCACACTCGACCTTGCCGGCCTTATGCTCACCGGAGACATCCCGGTGTCCCTGAGCAAATGCCAGTTCCTGCTTGAGCT GAATTTGTCTGGCAACAAATTGCAGGGAGTGATCCCGGACACCCTCAACAACCTGACTTACCTCAGGATGCTCGATCTTCACAAGAACCAACTCGACGGGGGCATTCCGGTGTCGCTTGCTCAGCTCACCAACCTTGATCTGCTAGACCTCTCAGAGAATAGACTGACTGGGCCAATCCCCTCAGAACTTGGGAACCTCTCTAAGCTGACACATTTCAACGTGTCCTTCAACGGTCTCTCCGGCATCATACCTTCTGCTCCAGTCTTGCAGAATTTCGGCAGCACAGCCTTCATGGGAAACCCATTACTATGTGGATCACCATTGAACAATCTGTGTGGTGGACAGCGAGCAAGACGATTGTCAGTCGCTATCATAATCGTCATTGTCGCTGCAGCGCTCATACTTATTGGGGTCTGCATTGTCTGTGCTATGAACATTAGGGCCTATACAATGAGGAGTAAGGAGGAGCAGGAAGGGAAGGAGGACGAAGAGGTGCTGGTCTCCGAGAGCATATCCGTCGGATCTCCAGGCCAAACTGCCATCATTGGAAAGTTGGTGCTCTTCACCAAGAGCCTGCCTTCAAGGTATGAAGATTGGGAGGAAGGAACCAAGGCACTGGTTGACAAAGACTGCCTTGTTGGTGGAGGGTCAGTTGGCACGGTGTACAAGGCCACCTTTGAGAATGGGTTGTCCATTGCCGTGAAGAAACTGGAGGCACTCGGAAGTTTGACAAACCAGGATGAGTTTGAGCATGAGATGGGGCAGCTTGGTAACCTCAACCACCCCAATCTGGTCACATTCCAGGGTTACTACTGGTCGTCCTCGATGCAATTGATCCTGTCGGAGTTTGTGACCAAAGGGAGCTTGTATGACCACCTCCATGGGAACCGTCGTCGCGCGTTTTCCAGAAGTAGCAGCGGAGGTGAGCTCTCCTGGGATCGGAGGTTTAAGATTGCACTTGGAACGGCGCGTGCACTCGCATATCTTCACCATGACTGCCGACCACAAGTCTTGCATCTCAACATCAAGTCTTCAAACATAATGATAGATGAAGAATATGAAGCCAAGCTGTCTGACTATGGATTTAGAAAGCTGTTGCCTATTCTAGGTAGCTTTGAAGTGAGCAGATCTTATGCTGCCATCGGGTACATTGCCCCGGAGCTAGCATCCCCGAGCTTGAGATACAGTGATAAGAGCGATGTATTTAGCTTTGGGGTGGTGTTGCTTGAGATTGTGACAGGGCGGAAGCCAGTGGAGAGCCCTGGGGTTGCTATACATGTGATTTTGCGCGACTATGTCAGAGAGACACTGGAGGATGGTGCTAAATCGGACTGCTTCGATCGGAGCCTGAGGGGATTCATTGAAGCCGAGTTGGTCCAAGTGCTCAAACTAGGCCTGGTATGCACTTCCAACACACCATCAAGCCGACCAAGCATGGCGGAGGTGGTGCAGTTCTTGGAATCTGTTAGGACTAATTCTTGA